The following nucleotide sequence is from Harmonia axyridis chromosome 5, icHarAxyr1.1, whole genome shotgun sequence.
aaaaacggcccaatttgaagaaataaaggtgctgtttcatcaagaaaatgcgccgtttcacaaatcaatgacaaaaaatggcaaaattgcatgaattgggcttcgaattgcttctgcatccaccgtattcaccagatctggcccccagcgacttattactgttctcagacctctaAAGAATGCTCGccggaaagaaatttagtgccaatgaagaagtaatcgccgaaactgaggcatattttgaagcgaaagacaaatcgtacaacaaaaatggtatcgaaaagttggaagaccgCTATAATCGCTATTTTGCccccgaaggcaactatgttgaataataaaatcgaatgttgccaaaaaaaaagtattttactatggtagactggggacttttcaattggcctgttacatgcTTCATGTTCGTGATGAAGCACCTTTTCGgccagcaatagtgaaacttttgttaaaatttgagctgttgggacaagttagtgatgtggacatcgaaaccgtgtgcgtcgctcaaaaaTAACTGACTATCTATTGCTACTGTAGCCTGTAGTGTTTATCGATTCCTAATCGATCTTGGGAGTAAGGCATTCTAAAAACGAAATTATACCGTATTTTGCAAaaagacttaggtcttaaggctttaGATTTCCATCAACTCAAGATCCCAATCTCGTCGATGATCCGCAACGTCGTATATTCGCGAATTGGGTCCTTGtagtgcatcaaaatgatccggattttctccggaaaatcatcttcagtattgaggcccattttcacctcggcATAGGCATAGGCAGAATTAtcgcatttggggctcggaaaattcaaaaatgattgttGAGAAGCCTCAACATCCTCAACGATTCAATGTTTGGAACGGTTTTGTGTCATTGGACATTAGGTACCCctagaggtgatcacaattgcttttcgagatcttgtgatttaacacctttcgACTTTTTTATTTGAGGCCGCAAATGTGtacttattttcaaaatattgttgCTTTTGTTAATATCAaaagaaacctcttattggaaaaccctttacttgGAGTTATTGAGTAGTGAAATCTTAAAATCATCTAGAATCTAGAAACCGTAAGAATGTGGTTCAAGAATTTTGAAAGATGGAAAAACTGTAAATTGTGAAAAGTCCTTCAAAAACTGTCAATCCACAAAAGCCAAACACATTATACCTACCTACTTAAACTCTTAATGCTAAGACTCAATCTTCGATCTCTAATCACAGATCACGCATCATTTtataaatatgtttttgtgGAAGTGTTTCGAGGTTTGATTAATTGTGACACTCTTCAAAATAATCGTAATAAGAAACCAATAAATCAATCTCTTGACGCCCGATATTCTTGATAAAATGGATATAATTTGTGGAAGTATTATTTCGGCGATTTCCATTATccattatcaaaaatatcacGTCAACAGattgatttattgttttcttATTAAAATCTCGAATCTACAACGATAATCTACCAAACTGTAGATACCTACCTGGCAAAACAATTAGAgatgcattcaagtcaaactagtttgattttactcacaaacttgatttgacttgaaaatcaaactttttatgTTAAAAAGTGATGATGAagttaattgaaaaaagtttaaaataatgtattttctttttgttatAAATCAATGAAAGTATTTGTTGTACCTACTCACTATATTCCGCATAAATTTTTCACCCATTCAAAGAATATCtactaaataaattatttttcaaactctttcaactagtttgacaaacaaattgaattttcaaacctgtaaccgttgtccagtttgatttgacttgaatcaTCTCAAACATTCCAGTCAAACTTGTGCAACTCTAAAAACAATCATTTTCAGTTTCTTGACAAAAACTACGAAACCAACAAACAAGTGAAATGTTTGGTTGATAACGTGAGGATTTACATCTTACCAACCATGAATCCTGATGGTTTCTCAGAGTCAATCCAGGGTCAATGCGAAGGTGTAACAGGCCGTCATAATAAGAATGACTTCGACCTGAACAGAAATTTCCCAGATTACATCTATGGAAATGCTTATGGAGTACCGCAAGATGAATATAGAAGAATGATTCAGCCCGAGGCTGCAGCCATAATGAAATGGATGAATAGGACCAGATTTGTGTTATCAGCTAGTTTGCACGGTGGAGCAATGGTGGCGAACTACCCTTTCGATAACTATGGAAGTCCAGGTGAAAATCAGATGATTTGTCTATAGCGGGGTTTAACAAAACTTTGagtttgatttgatttttgcaTGTCTCTATAAGAAAACATGTTGCAGTTCAACTAACATAtgtatactaactgacgaagaaaTTGCAACAACccgaaggagctgtttaaaatttaatatcttttttttggtgagacatagatagtaaagcaaggagtaaattattgaaatttggagagaaAAACGGAGGGTTCAcaatttgtttttaataaatttgttaataatgtgtttgtccaccgcgattatctatacactccccaacacgtctcggcattggagcaataagatggtctattttttcttgatactattccaagctacctgcagttcatgtctcagagctgcCAAAGTCCATGGGGGCtggagtaaatttccaagccttctacccatgatgttccAAATATGCTCTATGGGCGGATGATCGGGAGATCTGAACGGTCAAGAcgaaatattcacatgggtcgcttcgaaaaactttaaactaactctggcaacatggggtcgggaatcatcttgctgaaatattgaattctcgagccggttaaggtaaggaagaacatatggctccactatttcttgaaggtaaagcAGCGCAGTCATGTTGCCACGAAAAAAGCCTAAAAGTGACCTAAAAGTGTATGcgatagcaccccataccataacgcctactgtccggtgtatatGACGcttaacatcaaactgaggttcacgtctttctccccgatgtcgtctaacccttctccggcaatcatgtgcacccaaggagaatcgaaattcatcagaaaacacgacctgatgccattccacattccaattttGACGTTCTTTGCACCTTTGTAATCGCAGATTATTATATCGTGCCAGGAACTCAGCTTTCATTTCGGTGACATTAAATACCTACTACCAGCTCATACCGAGAAGGGAAGGAGGAAGTGGAAACTGATGACGCTAATAGAACTGACTCAAGCATTTTTTGAAAATGCCTTAaaaagggtgttcctaaattgaagataccaacgaaaatgaaagatttctcTGATcattataacaaaaaaattcctCACAAATTCATGTgctcgcaaacgctttgctttctagatacagggtgttaaagtttcatttttttctcaagttttctctcatagcaccttcccatCACAAGATGTTCAATTTAAATTAGGCACAGATGTTccaattgaagttttcatcatgtgatatgctaattttgaatgctaatttaaagggtgatattttttctggatcaGTGTCGGTTTCTTCCCTCCAGAACTTTTTGTtgatggaccactggtagttttgAAAAATCTAAAGATAAACTTTGGTCCTGTACTACTCTTTTTGGCTTCTTTtagttttgtcatatctgctaTACGGATTCcgggaaaaaatttcaaatatagtaTCTAATCCTCAGgaatatccaaattattataaagatcaagttagtaagctgtgaagaataaatatattataagtTTCGATatctattcaattaatttttagcgAAGTTTAATAAAGATTCGTAAAACTGGTATagttatcacaaaaaagtaggacaacaagaaagaccctgtatctcgaaaacaaagtgtttccggacccatgttcataggacttttttattgaaattatccaTGGAATTTTCtccattttcctttgtacctccaatttaggaacactctgtacGATAATTCTAGTTTTCAATGTATACATCAGTATTTTTCTCGAACTTAAATATTCtctaaatgaaaataacatcTTGATCTATCTAGCATGAATGTTGTGATTCAAATTATTCCTTCCAGAGGAGCTTAATAACAAATATGAAGCTCTTACACCCGACCACGATGTCGTGTATCATTTGGCAAAAACATACGTACACTCCCACAGGAGAATTTCCAAAGGTGTTCGATGTCCTTGGGATGAATTTGGGCTTCTTTATTTCGAAGATGGATTGACCAATGGTGCGAAGTGGTATACTGTGAAAGGTAATGTCCATATTAAATATTGTATCATTCGAATTCAATGTATcgtgtgtcccaaattcgttgtcttaTGAGGAGATCTCAGAATCTCTGGTCTTACAAGATGTCATCTTCCTAATAGCAGCTTTCTGAGGCTTCTAGCTTtccttttattttgattttgacttTCACAAATAATGATATTGGCTAATGATTTAGGAGGAATGCAAGACTATAATTATGTGGCAGGATGTATTGAGTTAACTCTCGAGATATCTTGTTGCAAGTATCCACAACCAAAAAAACTATCAATGTTCAAGAAGGAAAATATACAGGTGAGTCAatacaaagaaaataaaaatgatgtttGTGAATAAACTGTTTGTTGTGGTTTCTAGCCTCTATTGAAATTTGGATTACAAGCTTTACGAGGCATTAAAGGTAGAGTTTTCGATAGCCAAACGCAAAAACCCATAGCTGAAGCAATCCTGCACATTGTTGGTCGTAAATTTACTTTCAGAACTAGTAAGAAAGGAGAGTTCTGGCGCATTTTGAGACCAGGAGCATACAATCTAAAAGTGAGTCGGGTACCTAATGTATAATAAAATCTAGATATATGATTGGTTTGTTGAATTCTAGGTAGAAGCTGTTGGTTACGAGTCTGTTACTGAAAGAATAACTGCTGAAGAATATTCGGAAGATGAATGCCCACAAATTCCTATGATATCCATTTCCTTGAAGCCAAAGCAGTGAAGatatagattttatttttgtagtcACATTGACTCAACTctatgaatataaaatattacgaaattgggtatttttttgaacaaaaatatgAAGCAAAGTAGCAGTCACTTTTCTAAGAATtatcgaaaatttatttttagcgattaaacagaaataaaaaagaaaatatcaataCGATATTGCAAATAACCCTTGAAATGTAGTTGGTAAAGCGGAAAATTTTTTCACCCCTAACATTGAAAAGTAAATATAACATTTAGGAAAATATATATCTATTTTAAGAAGAACAACACATAATTACTGAATTCTCTTGATTTCACAAATTATCGATAGTAGATTATACTTTGGAAGACCGAACTTTAAGAACCCGAGGACCAGTAAGCATAGGTCTACACCTATTGGTGAgttttttgtatgtttttttctaTGATTAAAGGTCAACATTTAAGATTTGAGGAGGGTTTCTTTGTACCGTGATCTTATGATCTATGGTGCCTACCATCCGAGCTATTCTCACCATTAGTCATTATAGTCTACAGCTCGCCGTCCAGTCTCTTGCCCAAATTatgcgatggcgaggcattccgtcaacACGTGATTTGGAGTTTTTTCCTCTTCCCCAATCTGCATTcctcgttttctgctagactcgttctcatgaggtgcttttTGAGGCGACAATGTCAGCAATCCAGTGAGTAGGTgcagcatattcttgctaagaccAAGATACTGCTTAGATCTCGCAAGTTAAAaggaaactttttggaatgtttcAACACAGTAAGATTCCGGTTATTCCTTCTCCTGAAATGTTTTCTTTGAGGTTTATTTACCTTCACCACAGAAACGTTCTGGGACAACGAAAGAAGTTTATGCTCTTTTTCTGAAACTGTGTTTgcctttttatttccttcaattcctaAGTAACTGGCAACTCAGATTAAACAAACCTTGTTTTTCTTGCTTATTTCTTTGAGTTTTCTgtggcactccaataccatcttaaaaTCGATGACATGGGtgctcaatgctttgattgtAGCCTGACTGTCGGAATGTATCGCTTTATCTCATCTCTGACAGTTTCTTACTAGGTTCTCTTCCTCACATCTTTCGTTTGGAACTatatctgcctgaaagacacttggacAGCAGCCTAACGATAGTGAGCATCTGGTGATAGCCCCGTTATAGTATAAAACCATCTctgtaccatttgatggtattctttttgaaaGCTGGAATTATTGACTCCCTTTTCCAATCTTCTTTTATACTTAGCAGTATAGTGAAGGTTTTCTTGATGCTGGATTTCTTTATCATCACGTCATTAGTAAGTTTCACTGATGGTGTGTAATTGGTAAGAGATGACCAGGATCTCTGATTCCCTCATTGCTGGTGCCTTCCCTAGATAGTCTTAGAATGTCCTCAGGGGCTATCTGTCATAAAATGAAGACCTGTGACATCTGTAATAATCTCCAATGCCCTAGGTACGTTCTCATA
It contains:
- the LOC123680161 gene encoding carboxypeptidase M-like, with protein sequence MMRFYYILLLLFFAPSEILSGKSKYHSNNEILGFLDRFSETSSLKTHVFSIGKSVSGFPLKVLRINQPGNRIGVPSIKLIANIHGNEVVGREVLLHFIQFLDKNYETNKQVKCLVDNVRIYILPTMNPDGFSESIQGQCEGVTGRHNKNDFDLNRNFPDYIYGNAYGVPQDEYRRMIQPEAAAIMKWMNRTRFVLSASLHGGAMVANYPFDNYGSPEELNNKYEALTPDHDVVYHLAKTYVHSHRRISKGVRCPWDEFGLLYFEDGLTNGAKWYTVKGGMQDYNYVAGCIELTLEISCCKYPQPKKLSMFKKENIQPLLKFGLQALRGIKGRVFDSQTQKPIAEAILHIVGRKFTFRTSKKGEFWRILRPGAYNLKVEAVGYESVTERITAEEYSEDECPQIPMISISLKPKQ